A section of the Patescibacteria group bacterium genome encodes:
- a CDS encoding polysaccharide deacetylase family protein, which translates to MNICFVSIDVESDLAKPQSFEGVENLDRIFNIFKKHNLSATLFISGNVLERYENQIKNWAESYEIASHSFSHQFWNNLTGEQRQKELDRFI; encoded by the coding sequence ATGAATATTTGTTTTGTTTCAATTGATGTTGAATCTGACTTAGCTAAACCACAAAGCTTTGAAGGAGTGGAAAATCTAGACAGGATTTTCAATATTTTTAAAAAACACAATCTTTCAGCTACGCTTTTTATTAGTGGAAATGTGCTTGAAAGATATGAGAATCAGATTAAAAACTGGGCAGAAAGCTATGAAATTGCCTCACATAGTTTTTCACATCAGTTTTGGAATAATTTAACTGGTGAACAAAGACAAAAAGAGCTGGATAGATTCATTAG
- a CDS encoding SDR family NAD(P)-dependent oxidoreductase — translation MNNKKILITGGAGFIGSHLAEKLLKQGEEVFVVDDLSTGRLENIDHLRNNNNFHFTKGSVLDEDLIKELIAKVDQVYHLAAAVGVKKILKEPLDCLLTNVNGTEIVLKQAEKRKVKVLIASSSEVYGKGDKVPFKEQDDRIYGSVYNNRWIYAFSKGIDEFLGLAYFKEKKLPVIVTRFFNVIGPRQVGRYGMVVPTFIKQGLKGEPITVYGDGEQTRSFADVEDIVEALIKLMATKQAEGQVINLGADREISINNLAKKVIELTNSSSKITHIPYDQAYPDGFEDLRRRVPDISNIRRMIGYEPKFSLEETIKKIIKYQQQA, via the coding sequence ATGAATAATAAAAAAATACTAATTACTGGCGGAGCTGGCTTTATTGGTTCTCATTTAGCTGAAAAACTTCTTAAGCAAGGAGAAGAGGTTTTTGTTGTTGATGATCTTTCAACGGGGAGATTAGAAAATATTGATCATTTAAGAAATAACAATAACTTTCATTTCACTAAAGGATCAGTGCTTGATGAAGACTTAATTAAAGAATTAATAGCAAAAGTAGATCAAGTATATCACTTAGCAGCTGCAGTCGGGGTAAAGAAAATACTAAAAGAGCCCTTAGATTGTCTTTTAACCAACGTTAATGGTACAGAAATAGTATTAAAACAAGCAGAAAAAAGAAAAGTTAAAGTTTTAATTGCTTCCTCTTCTGAGGTTTACGGAAAAGGGGATAAGGTTCCTTTTAAAGAACAAGATGATAGGATTTATGGCTCTGTATATAATAATCGCTGGATTTATGCTTTTTCAAAAGGAATAGATGAGTTTTTAGGTTTAGCTTATTTCAAAGAAAAGAAATTACCTGTTATTGTAACCAGGTTTTTTAATGTTATTGGTCCAAGACAGGTGGGAAGATATGGCATGGTAGTTCCTACTTTTATTAAACAAGGACTAAAAGGTGAGCCTATAACTGTTTATGGAGATGGCGAGCAAACCAGAAGCTTTGCTGATGTTGAAGATATTGTTGAAGCCTTAATTAAATTAATGGCAACAAAACAGGCAGAAGGTCAAGTTATTAATCTGGGAGCAGACAGGGAAATTAGTATAAATAATTTAGCTAAAAAAGTCATAGAATTAACAAACAGTTCTTCAAAAATAACCCACATTCCATATGATCAAGCTTATCCTGACGGATTTGAAGACCTTAGGCGAAGAGTGCCAGACATTTCAAATATTAGAAGAATGATTGGCTATGAGCCAAAATTTAGTCTAGAGGAAACTATTAAAAAAATAATAAAATACCAGCAGCAAGCTTAA
- a CDS encoding NAD-dependent epimerase/dehydratase family protein, giving the protein MAKILVSGGAGFIGSNLVDKLIEKNHEVLVIDNLSTGKKENLNPKAKFFNLDLRDFGKIKPIFEGVDFVFHLAALPRVPLSVAKPRETNEMNVTATLNTLVAAKDAKVKRFVYSSSSSVYGIGNDLPLKESMAAFPISPYALQKYVGELYCKIFSSDLYNLPTVSLRYFNVYGQRQPEEGSYTPVIGLFLTQKKKGLSLTITEDGEQTRDFTHVSDVVNANILAMESDRVGKGEAINIGAGCNYTVNKIAEFVGGETKYIPARPGDIRDTLADISLAKELLGWEPKTTLEQGIKELKNE; this is encoded by the coding sequence ATGGCAAAAATTTTAGTTAGCGGTGGAGCTGGTTTTATCGGCTCCAATTTAGTAGATAAATTAATTGAAAAAAATCATGAGGTTCTTGTAATTGATAATTTATCTACCGGTAAAAAAGAAAACCTTAATCCAAAAGCTAAGTTTTTTAATCTTGACTTAAGAGATTTTGGAAAAATTAAACCAATATTTGAAGGTGTGGATTTTGTTTTTCACTTAGCGGCTTTACCCAGGGTCCCTTTGTCAGTTGCCAAACCAAGAGAAACTAATGAAATGAACGTTACAGCAACTTTAAATACATTAGTTGCTGCAAAAGATGCAAAAGTTAAAAGATTTGTTTACAGTTCTTCTTCTTCGGTTTATGGCATTGGTAATGACTTGCCGTTAAAAGAAAGCATGGCAGCTTTCCCTATAAGTCCTTATGCTTTACAGAAATATGTAGGTGAACTTTACTGTAAAATCTTCTCTTCAGATCTCTATAATTTGCCTACAGTTTCTTTAAGATATTTCAATGTTTACGGACAAAGACAGCCCGAAGAGGGAAGTTATACTCCAGTTATTGGTCTTTTTCTAACTCAAAAGAAAAAAGGATTGTCTTTAACAATTACTGAAGATGGTGAACAAACTCGTGACTTCACGCATGTTTCTGATGTGGTAAATGCTAATATTTTAGCTATGGAATCAGATAGGGTTGGCAAGGGAGAAGCTATTAATATTGGCGCTGGTTGTAATTATACAGTGAATAAAATAGCAGAATTCGTTGGTGGAGAAACTAAATATATTCCTGCAAGACCCGGTGATATAAGGGATACTTTGGCAGACATTAGTTTAGCCAAAGAATTGTTGGGTTGGGAGCCTAAAACAACCTTAGAACAAGGAATAAAAGAACTTAAAAATGAATAA